Within Malus domestica chromosome 04, GDT2T_hap1, the genomic segment actaaaacccaaaaagagaaAGGATACGTGTAGCTGACTACTAATAGGTAGGAGTTGAGGGACAATCATTGTCATTCCGTCGGAATATTGCCACTTGTATGTAGCTTCTAACTGTCAAGCATTGTGTATTTGAAGACCACTAATATAGATTAACAAAATATTCTCACAATTATGGTTGAGCGTTTTAGTGTATTGCATTTCACCAGAAAAATGAATACGGCTTCGTCATGGTGTGAGTGTCTAGTGACCATGGAGGTTTTCTACTGGATGTTTCAGTGTGCAACAAAAGCTCCTATTTCCTTTTATTCTTTTCCGGAATCCAGTTTATTAAGGATTTTTATCTCTTTGTATATGTGGTTTGTGTGTTTGGGTATGCCTCGATGATTTTGTACTTTCTAAATTTTTCTTTAGCTGTCAAAGAACTAGCAACTCAGACTGATATTGGTACTTTCCTGCTTGCTCTTGTCCTATTTTGTAGTAAGTTATGAATTTATCTTTGTTTGCTTGTATAGGAGCAACACAAATCATGAACATGACCAACCACCTCACCTTCGGTTGAGAGACCCCAACATTCCTGAACTTGTAAATTTGCCAGAGTATGCTGGCCCCGAGTCACGATACTGTCCTGCACGTGTATACGAGTAACGTCCATTCTATTATTGCTTGTGTTTGATTGGCCATCTGTAAAAGGATTCTCTTATTCATCTCAAGTTTTAAACTGTAGGTATGTCCCTGATGAAGAGGGTCAGCCGAAGTTGCAGATCAATGCTCAGAATTGCCTACATTGCAAGGTAATTTGAAGGGGTAGTAAGAGCTACCTTTTATGCATGCCAAATTTTCAACATATAAGCATCCCCATTATGCACACATAAGGCCGGAAAAGTTCCATACTACAGTTAAGAAAGAGAGCTTAATAGTTTATGTCCCGGCCAacattttatttagttttcttgaaTTCTTATTCCGGCATATCTCATACACCTTTACTAGTTCATCTTGCACTTCGTACAATTAATCTTTCGGGAGAGGTTTTGGTCCGCAAATCAAATTTACACATCTCTTTATCCCACACTCGTGTCATTCTGGAAGTCGTAAGTTGGGAACCATACATAGTAGGATGCTTTCACATGCAATGGTTGCTTCCAACACTCTTACATCAACCGATCTTTTATCTTTTTTCGAAGTTTTGAGGATGCACTGGTAACCTACAAACTTTGTTGGTCATCTTTTTAATCTCAGGGTTGCAACTGCCCGCTTGTATGCTGAAAAACAAAACCTGGCAGTCTGCATCGATTGTTCGGCCAAATATTTACCTTGCTTGAACAAAAACGAATAAACAAAAAGCAGTCATTTCTTTTTGTTGCCTTACAACGTCTTCTTGCACTATGTGTTTTACAGGCATGCGATATCAAAGACCCGAAGCAAAACATCAACTGGACTCCACCGGAAGGAGGTGGCGGTCCAGGCTACTCCATAATGTAGAGAGTAAACAAGTTGTTTTGCTATTGTCATTGCTAAATGTTACAGTTTGTGTATACAATAATTCTACTGTGTTTTCGCCAACGTGAATAAAATGTTGAATCAAAATCGAACGCATGGTTGTCTGCGGTCTCACAATGTGACAGTTACAAAATGTGGTTGGAGGGTGCGTCGCAGCCCTCGCTTAGAAAATGCCTGAATTACGTAAAAATGTAGGATCCGCGAGTACAAAGAAgttggaaaagaagaaaagaaaacaacattCCGCAACCATATAATTGTTGGCTCATAACACCTTCGCCCGCGCCTTCCATTGAATCTATGGCTACGTGACTACATCAACAGTCCTAGCCAATTCAACAGCTGCTCCGACATAACTATGCGGCGTTAACTTTAGTAGATTGGTCTTGGCTTCATTAGGTAATTCCAGGCCTTGTATAAAATCTACTATACTCTCCTTGGTAACAGCTCTTCCTCTGGTTAGTTCCTTCAACTTCTCGTAGGGCTCAGGAACTCCGTATCTTCGCATAACCGTCTGTATTGGTTCAGCAAGAACTTCCCAGGTAAGGTTCAAGTCCTCAGATATGCAACCTTCGTTGACCTGAAGCTTTGATATTCCCTGAAGAGTGCTTTTGTAGGCAAGAAGAGAATGCCCCAATCCCAAACCCATGTTCCTCAAAACAGTTGAATCCGTCAAGTCACGCTGCCAACGTGAAATTGGTAACTTCATGCTCAGATGACAAAGATTCCCATTAGCCACGCCGAGATTACCTTCACTGTTTTCAAAATCAATAGGGTTTACCTTGTGAGGCATCGTTGATGACCCAATCTCACCGGCCTTAGTTATTTGCTTGAAATAACCCAAAGATATGTAGTCCCATATATCTCTATCAAAGTCGATCAATATGGTATTGAACTGGCAAATTGCATGAAAGAGTTCTGCCATGTAGTCGTGAGGTTCAATCTGCGTGACATACGGATTAAAGCTCAATCCAAGAGATGTTACAAACTCTTCAGCAATCTGAGGCCAATCAACATCAGGATAGGCGACAAGATGAGCATTGTAATTTCCAACAGCCCCAGCAAATTTCCCCATTATCTCCACCCTAGAAATCTCTTGCCTTTCTCTTCTTAATCTGACAGCAAAATTTGCCATTTCCTTTCCCAAAGTTGTGGGTGAAGCAGGCTGTCCGTGAGTACGAGATAGCATAGAAATATGAGCATTGTCTTTAGCCATTTTGCATATTGCCTCAATCAAATCATCCATGACTGGATATATGACATCATTCATGGCTCCTTTCAACATCAATGCATGTGCGAGGTTGTTGATGTCCTCAGACGTGCAAGCAAAATGAACAAATTCAAGTACCTTGGCTATTTCTGGATGTGGTTGGCATCTCTGTTTCAAATAGTACTCCACCGCCTTCACGTCATGGTTTGTCACTCTCTCAATCTTCTTTATTTCTAATGCATCGTTATTACTAAATCCATCAATTATTTCTAGCAAATACAACCGAGCATTTTCACTAAAGGTAGGTACCTCTGTGACTTGAGGGATTTGTGAAAGCCATAGCAACCATTTGATCTCAACTAGAACACGGAAATAGATCAAACCATACTCACTCATGTACGGAGCCAAGTCCTTGACTTTACCCCAATACCGACCATCCAATGGTGACAACGCCATCAAACTGACAAGCTCAGATTCACCAGAAGATTTAGCAGACACCATCTTCACACTCTCAGTGTTATCATTGGTGTTATTTCTGGTGTATCTAACAGCCATATCCACCGTCCTGGCCAGTTTAACAGCTGCTCCAACATAGCTATGCGGTGTCAGCTTTGATAAAATGGACTTTGGTTCTTCAGGTAATTCCAAGCCTTTGATGAACTCTCTTATACTTTCTTTGGTAACTGTTCTTCCTCTTGTTAGTTCCTTCAGCTTCTCATAAGGCTCAGGAACACTATATCTTCGCATAATAGTTTGTACTGCTTCCGCAAGCACCTCCCAAGACTGGTTCAACTCTTCACTCATGCGAGCTTCATTAACCTGTAGCTTTGCTATTCCCTGCAGTGTGCTTCTGTAAGCAAGAAAAGAGTGACCTAATCCAACACCCATGTTCCTCAGAACAGTAGAATCAGTCAAGTCACGCTGCAAACGTGATTTAGGCAACTTCTCACTCAGGTAGGAAAGACTTCCACCAGCAAAACCAAGATTACCTTCACTATTTTCAAAATCAATAGGGTTCACTTTGTGAGGCATTGTTGACGACCCAATTTCACCAGCCTTAGTTGTCTGCTTGAAGTAACCCAAAGATATGTAGCGCCATATATCACTATCAAAGTCGATCAATATATTATTGAAACGGTTGAGGGCATTGAAAATTTTTGACATATAGTCATGAGTCTCAATCTGAGTAACGTAAGGATTAAAACTCACTCCAAGAGATGTTACAAACTCTTCAGCAATCTGAGGCCAATCAACATCAGGATATGCAACAAGATGAGCATTGTAATTTCCTACTGCACCAGCAAACTTCCCCATGATTTCAACCTGAGAAATTCTGCGCCTTTGTATGCTTAACCTGACAGCGAAAATTGCCATTTCCTTCCCCAAAGTGGTGGGTGAGGCAGTCTGACCGTGCGTGCGAGAAAGCATGGGAACGGACGCGTTATCCTTTGACATGTCACAAATTGCCTCAACCAACTCATCCATGACGGGAAACATAACATTGTTGATAGCATCTTTCAACATCAACGCATGAGCAAGATTGTTGATGTCCTCAGATGTGCAAGCAAAATGGAAAAACTCAAGCACCTACAATAACAAAACATTACACAATTCTCAAACATATGAAACGAAGCTATCAACGGGACGGTATCAAATATAAAGGAGCAGCTTCAAGCTTGTTTCGGAATTTAAATGACTCGATAAAGGGATTCACCTTAGCTATCTCTGGATGCGAACTGCATTTCTGTTTCAAAAAATACTCCACTGCTTTCACATCATGATTAGTAATTTTCTCAATCTTCTTTATTTCCGCTGCATCATCGACGCTAAATCCATCGATGATTCCTTGCAAGTAAGATTGAGCATCTCCACTGAAACTGGGCACCTCTGTGACCTCAGGGATTTGTGAAAGTTTCAACAGCCATTTTATctgaaattaagaaaaacaatAACACCttcatcaaattcaaaattcaaataaagaaaACGCAACAAAAAATTACGAAAACTCGGTAGCAAATTAAACGAAGTACCTCAACGAAAACTCTGTAGTAGATTAGGGCATATTCGCTCATAAAAGGAGCCAATTCCTTGACTTTACCCCAATAACGGCCGTCCAACGGCGACAAAGCCGTCAAAATCGAATGCCCGATTTCGACTTTGCCGTGGCATGTACCATTGGTATCTTCGATGGCGGCTCTTAGAGAGCAGTCCATGCGGCTCCGAGAGAGTGACAAAGAAGAAGtgttggaagaacgatgaaggTATGGGGCTTTGGATGGCACAGAACTGAAGAAGCAGGAGAGTTGGTTGCAGTTCGGAGCcctagaagaaaaagaagaggaaggagaagagGCTCCGACGTCGATGAATCGGAAGGTCATTTTGACGAGCTCGGAAATCCCAAGGAAAATCCCAGAAAGGGGTCTGAAAACCCTAGATAGGTGGCGAAGAGGATGATGGAGGCGCGCGGTAAACACTCCGAAAACCAAAAATTTAATCGATACTAAAACTGAAACACTGTTCCTAACTGACTATTTTGCccctgtttattttttattattacgtTTCTGCCATTGCCTGAGATAATATAtattagggctgggttcggttcttatcggttcggtttttt encodes:
- the LOC103432736 gene encoding uncharacterized protein, producing MTFRFIDVGASSPSSSFSSRAPNCNQLSCFFSSVPSKAPYLHRSSNTSSLSLSRSRMDCSLRAAIEDTNGTCHGKVEIGHSILTALSPLDGRYWGKVKELAPFMSEYALIYYRVFVEIKWLLKLSQIPEVTEVPSFSGDAQSYLQGIIDGFSVDDAAEIKKIEKITNHDVKAVEYFLKQKCSSHPEIAKVLEFFHFACTSEDINNLAHALMLKDAINNVMFPVMDELVEAICDMSKDNASVPMLSRTHGQTASPTTLGKEMAIFAVRLSIQRRRISQVEIMGKFAGAVGNYNAHLVAYPDVDWPQIAEEFVTSLGVSFNPYVTQIETHDYMSKIFNALNRFNNILIDFDSDIWRYISLGYFKQTTKAGEIGSSTMPHKVNPIDFENSEGNLGFAGGSLSYLSEKLPKSRLQRDLTDSTVLRNMGVGLGHSFLAYRSTLQGIAKLQVNEARMSEELNQSWEVLAEAVQTIMRRYSVPEPYEKLKELTRGRTVTKESIREFIKGLELPEEPKSILSKLTPHSYVGAAVKLARTVDMAVRYTRNNTNDNTESVKMVSAKSSGESELVSLMALSPLDGRYWGKVKDLAPYMSEYGLIYFRVLVEIKWLLWLSQIPQVTEVPTFSENARLYLLEIIDGFSNNDALEIKKIERVTNHDVKAVEYYLKQRCQPHPEIAKVLEFVHFACTSEDINNLAHALMLKGAMNDVIYPVMDDLIEAICKMAKDNAHISMLSRTHGQPASPTTLGKEMANFAVRLRRERQEISRVEIMGKFAGAVGNYNAHLVAYPDVDWPQIAEEFVTSLGLSFNPYVTQIEPHDYMAELFHAICQFNTILIDFDRDIWDYISLGYFKQITKAGEIGSSTMPHKVNPIDFENSEGNLGVANGNLCHLSMKLPISRWQRDLTDSTVLRNMGLGLGHSLLAYKSTLQGISKLQVNEGCISEDLNLTWEVLAEPIQTVMRRYGVPEPYEKLKELTRGRAVTKESIVDFIQGLELPNEAKTNLLKLTPHSYVGAAVELARTVDVVT